A part of Candidatus Hydrogenedentota bacterium genomic DNA contains:
- a CDS encoding Gfo/Idh/MocA family oxidoreductase, producing MTKKLTRRGFLSASAAAVAAPMIVPASALGRDGTVAPSERITVGCIGIHGRGFSDLQWLIGNKDTQVLAICDLWKQQREKVKAFVDETYGNTDCAMYRDLREFLPSRPDIDAVLIATGDHWHAQASVRAMREGKDVYTEKPSTMTIAEGQAVVEAAKRYGRVYQTGTQRLSEANHVFCIEMARTGRLGKVHTAYAHIAPWDMAKMPREWKPAQPLPPVDEVDWDIWLGPCPWRPFNLSYVSGGWRGDYDFHTSCIGEWGAHTFAQAQAGLEAGDTSPVHYQYVENDSGDGMVCTFANGQKMVLARGDKYWHGSCGERFDGERGWVAAADGYTAPEASSPELLAEYDKVVGEYVARTGRSLDHMRNFLDCVKSRELTVANPSVMHRSMSTVHAANICMWLERDMEFDPKAEAFLNDDEANRLRARAQRDSWTI from the coding sequence ATGACGAAGAAACTCACGCGTCGCGGATTCCTTTCCGCCTCGGCGGCCGCGGTGGCCGCGCCCATGATTGTGCCCGCGTCGGCCCTGGGCCGCGACGGGACCGTCGCGCCTTCGGAGCGGATCACCGTGGGGTGCATCGGCATCCACGGCCGGGGCTTCAGCGACCTGCAGTGGCTCATCGGCAACAAGGACACGCAGGTGCTGGCCATCTGCGACCTGTGGAAGCAGCAGCGCGAGAAGGTGAAGGCCTTCGTGGACGAGACCTACGGCAACACGGACTGCGCCATGTACCGCGACCTGCGCGAGTTCCTGCCGTCGCGTCCGGACATTGACGCCGTGCTCATCGCCACGGGGGACCACTGGCACGCGCAGGCGTCGGTGCGGGCGATGCGCGAGGGCAAGGACGTGTACACCGAGAAGCCCTCGACCATGACGATCGCCGAGGGGCAGGCGGTGGTGGAGGCGGCCAAGCGCTACGGCCGGGTGTACCAGACGGGCACCCAGCGCCTGAGCGAGGCGAACCACGTCTTCTGCATCGAGATGGCGCGCACGGGACGCCTGGGCAAGGTCCACACGGCCTACGCGCACATCGCGCCCTGGGACATGGCCAAGATGCCGCGCGAATGGAAACCCGCGCAGCCGCTGCCGCCGGTGGACGAGGTGGACTGGGACATCTGGCTCGGCCCGTGCCCCTGGCGGCCCTTCAACCTGTCGTATGTCAGCGGCGGCTGGCGCGGCGACTACGACTTCCACACGAGCTGCATCGGCGAATGGGGCGCCCACACCTTCGCGCAGGCGCAGGCGGGCCTGGAGGCGGGCGACACGTCGCCGGTCCACTACCAGTACGTGGAAAACGACTCGGGCGACGGCATGGTCTGCACCTTCGCCAACGGGCAGAAGATGGTGCTGGCGCGGGGCGACAAATACTGGCACGGCTCCTGCGGCGAGCGCTTCGACGGCGAGCGCGGCTGGGTGGCCGCGGCGGACGGCTACACCGCCCCCGAGGCGTCGTCGCCGGAGCTGCTGGCGGAGTACGACAAGGTGGTCGGCGAGTACGTCGCCCGCACGGGCCGCTCCCTCGACCACATGCGCAACTTCCTCGACTGCGTCAAGTCGCGCGAGCTGACGGTGGCCAACCCCTCCGTCATGCACCGCTCCATGAGCACGGTCCACGCCGCCAACATCTGCATGTGGCTGGAGCGCGACATGGAATTCGACCCCAAGGCCGAGGCCTTCCTCAACGATGACGAGGCGAACCGCCTGCGCGCCCGCGCCCAGCGCGATTCCTGGACCATCTAA